The Panicum hallii strain FIL2 chromosome 9, PHallii_v3.1, whole genome shotgun sequence genome has a window encoding:
- the LOC112872974 gene encoding vegetative cell wall protein gp1-like has protein sequence MPAHALAPLTPARPGPGLHSCSCVVPLTRQRCARTARAAAARLRQLLLRPPVPLSSTANATRSRAPASARLLHARACSCAASLPRTCTVASGSPACTAPEPAPLAPRLTSPRLRAALELERPRHALPLRACATPELPLRAAHAARSRACDAPEPPASAAGLRAKPPRAEPQPPARLLLLCAARSLGARRARAAPLGVAAPAPPDPAAPLAQRAAPPVLPAEEGTERERGRK, from the coding sequence ATGCCCGCACACGCTCTTGCGCCACTCACTCCAGCGCGGCCTGGCCCCGGGCTCCACTCCTGCTCCTGCGTCGTGCCGCTCACGCGCCAACGCTGCGCCCGCACTGCCCGAGCTGCAGCCGCTCGCCTGCGCCAGCTCCTGTTGCGGCCGCCAGTCCCGCTCTCCAGCACTGCCAACGCCACGCGCTCACGCGCGCCTGCATCCGCTCGCCTGCTCCACGCGCGCGCTTGCTCCTGCGCTGCGTCGCTCCCACGCACCTGCACCGTCGCCTCAGGCTCGCCCGCTTGCACCGCACCCGAGCCTGCTCCGCTCGCTCCCAGGCTCACCAGCCCACGCCTGCGTGCCGCCCTCGAGCTCGAGCGCCCGCGCCACGCGCTGCCTCTGCGAGCTTGCGCCACGCCCGAGCTGCCGCTCCGCGCCGCGCATGCCGCTCGCTCCCGCGCCTGTGacgcacccgagccgcccgccagcgccgccggcctccgcgcCAAGCCGCCCCGGGCCGAGCCACAACCGCCCGCCCGGCTCCTGCTCCTGTGCGCTGCGCGCTCGCtcggcgcccgccgcgcccgggCCGCTCCGCTCGGggtcgccgcgcccgcgccccccgaCCCGGCCGCGCCTCTCGCCCAGCGCGCTGCGCCGCCTGTGCTGCCTGCTGAGGaaggaacagagagagagagaggaaggaaatGA